In Armatimonadota bacterium, the genomic window AAGCACAGTGGCTAATAAAGTTGAAGAAATCATTGAATCTATAGACAATCTAACCGTACTAGAGCTTAACGAGCTAGTGAAAGCCCTACAAGAGAAGTATGGAGTTTCGGCAGCGGCACCTGTGGCGGCAGTTGCAATGCCAGCCGCCGGAGTTGCGCCAGCAGCTGCAGAGGCTGCCCCAGCTGAAGAAGAGAAGAGCACATTTGACGTAGTCTTAGCTTCCGCAGGAGAAAAGAAGATCCAGGTCATCAAAGCCGTACGTGAGGTTACAGACCTAGGTCTTAAGGAAGCAAAAGACCTTGTTGAGTCCGCGCCACAAACAGTTAGAACAGGCGTACCGAAAGAAGAGGCCCTTAAGATTAAAGCCAAACTAGAGGAACAGGGTGCAACTGTAGAGCTGAAGTAAATCTAGCTAGACAAAATTCATTTGAGCCGGGAGTGAGAATCCTTTTTGAGGAAAGTAACACTCCCGGCTTTTGTCGATTATTTAATTTTTTTCAAAATTATTTTGAAAAATTTTTCTTGTCATCTCCCAAAATTATTGACAATTGATTTCTCAGCTGCTATAATAACAGTTCGTGTCTTAAGGTGGAGGGCCAAATGAGATCGAACCAATATTCATTCAATCGCACTCCTGCAATCCTCAAAGAAATCGATATCCCAGACCTCGTAGAAGTCCAACGAAATTCATATGAATGGTTTCTACGAGAAGGCTTGAGGGAGCTTTTCGAGAGCTTCTCTCCAATTTACGACTTTACCGGTAATATTTCGCTCGAACTCCTAGATTATACACTGGGGGAGCCAAAGTACAGTATCGAAGAATGTCGCGACCGCGACATGACTTACGAAGCACCAATAAAGGCAAAAGTTCGGCTTACTGGTGCAGCAAAGGAAGTCATCGAATCTGAAGTATACCTTGGCGACCTCCCTCTAATGACTGAGAAGGGAACATTTGTAATCAACGGAGCCGAGCGAGTTGTAGTCAGTCAGCTTGCGAGGTCGGCTGGGGTCTACTTTAGAGACACGTTGGATTTCAGCGGCCGCGTCCTCTATTTCGCTTCAATAATCCCAAACGAAGGCGCATGGGTTGACATTGAGACCGATCCGAATGATGTAATTACCGTGCGCATTACTCAAACTCGCAAGTTCCCAATTACCACTCTCCTTCGTGCATTGAATATGTTCCCAGCGGCATGCCCGACAACGGAAATGGTTCCGCCGGAGGAAGCTGAGGGACGCAAACTTGTTAAACAACTTGTTGACGTAGCCACTGGTGAGGTGTTGGCTGACGAAGGCACGATTATAGATGCCGAGATCATGCAAAAAATAAAGTCGGCCACACTGCCCTCGGAAGGAATAGCGGTGGAGAAGCAGTCGGTGCCATGCGATACCACACGCGATATTGTGGACCTCTTCTCAGAACGAGAAGTAATACAAAATCCAACGAGGGACCAACTTGTTGGTCTGCGTGTTGCAGAGGAAGTGGTAGATCCCAAAACCGGAAAACTGATTCTTGAAGCATATGGGAAGATAGAGAAGGAAGTTGCTCGAAAGATTGAAAATTTGAAACTGCCAGAAATCGCTGTGCTTAGGGTCAATCGCTATATAGAGAGCACGCTTAGCCAGGACCCAACGCGAAACAAAGAAGAGGCGTTGCTAGATATATATAAGAAGATTAGGCCTGGTGACCCAGCAACAATTGAGAGCGCAAGAAGTCTTCTCAATTCCATATTCTTTGACACCAGGCGGTACGACCTAGCCAAAGTGGGGCGATATAAGCTAAATCGCAAGCTAGGACTAAGATTACCGCTAAGCTGCCGCACTATCACGAAAGATGATCTAATAAGCATAATCCAGTACATAATCGGTTTAAGTCAAGGTGTAGGTTCAACAGACGACATTGACCATCTAGAGAATAAACGTGTTCGTTCTGTCGGCGAGCTCTTGCAGACCCAGCTACGAATGGGTTTTCTCAGGATGGAGAAAGTTGCAAAGGAACGCATGACAAGCTTGGAAGCGGAAAATATTATCCCGCAAGTCGTGCTATCTGTGAAGCCAATCTCTGCAAGCATAAAAAGCTTCTTTGGAAGTAGCCAACTTTCACAATTCATGGACCAAACAAACCCGCTGGCCGAACTTACTCACAAGCGGCGCCTTAGTGCTCTTGGGCCTGGCGGGTTGAGTAGACAAAGTGCAAAACTTGAAGTCAGAGACGTTCATCACTCGCACTATGGCCGAATTTGCCCTATCGAGACGCCAGAAGGTCCGAATATTGGTCTAATTGGCTCTCTTGCAATTCACGCAAAAATAAATGAGTTCGGTTTCATCCGCACGCCATATCGGAAAGTTGTGGATGGCAGAGTTACCGACGAAATACACTACCTTACAGCAGACGAGGAAAGCCACTATCATATCGCTCCTGCAAATACCCCGGTAGACGAGGAAGGCAGGATAAGCGTGCCGCACCTGACTGTACGGTATGAAAGCAGTTATCCTACGGTGCCGGCTAAGGCGGTAGATTACATGGACGTATCAGCGATGCAAGTGTTCAGCGTTGCTACCGCCATGATTCCATTCCTCGAAAATGACGATGCGAACCGGGCGCTGATGGGTTCAAACATGCAGAGACAGGCCGTGCCTTTGCTTAGGAGCAACGCGCCACTTGTAAAGACTGGTGTTGAGCGCCGAGCAGCACTGGACTCCGGCGCGGTTGTGGTCGCCAAGCGGCCTGGTATCGTAAAGCGAGTGACAGCAGAGCAAATAAGCATTCAACTGCGCGACGGAAGCATTGACGATTATAATCTAATCAATATGCTTCGGTCTAACCAGGCCACCTGCATTACCCAGAAGCCAATTGTAAAGCCAGGTCAGCGAGTGCGTGAGGGCGACGTTATAGCTGATGGGCCTTGTACTGATAACGGTGAACTAGCGTTAGGCCAGAATGTCTTAGTCGCATTCCTTCCGTGGGGCGGTTACAACTATGAGGATGCAATCTTAGTAAGTTCACGCCTTGTGAAGGATGACACGTATACCTCTATTCATATTGAGAAATATGAAATCGAGGCTAGAGATACCAAGCTGGGCCCTGAGGAAATCACCCGCGATATCCCAAACGTGGGCGAAGACATGCTCAAAGACCTGGATGAAAACGGCATCGTACGAATCGGCGCTGAAGTCAGGGCCGAGGATATCCTTGTAGGCAAAGTAGCGCCCAAAGGCCAGGGAGAGCTGACAGCAGAGGAGCGGCTGATAATCGCAATCTTTGGCAAAAAGGCTGAAGAAACAAGAGATGTATCACTCCGCGTGCCACATGGGGAAAAGGGAAAAGTTATTGACACCAAAGTTTTCTCCCGATTCAAGTACAGATGTACAAGGTGCCAGACGGTCTTCAATTTCAGTAAGCGCGCGGACCGCACAGTGTGCGACAGGTGCGACGGTGAGCTGGAAAGACTCCCCGGAGATGAGTTGATGCCAGGCGTCAACCAGCTGGTTCGCGTCTATGTTGCTCAAAAGAGAAAAATAATGGAAGGAGACAAGCTTGCCGGGCGCCATGGAAATAAAGGAGTTATATCTAAAATAGTCCCAGAGGAAGACATGCCATTCTTGCCCGATGGTACCCCAGTTGACATGGTCCTAAATCCATTGGGTGTACCGTCGCGTATGAATATCGGTCAGATTCTCGAAACTCACCTTGGATTGGTGGCGGCTAACACAAATGGCTCGTACATCAATCCTATTTTCCAGGGTGCCAGCGAGGCCGAGATTCTTGCAGAGCTAAAGAAATATGCAGAAAAAGCTCGACAAACCATCCTGGCGGATTATGTAAAAACCGAACTTCGCCTTGATGTCGAGGTAACCCCTGAGGATACCATGGACACGGTGCTTGCGA contains:
- the rplL gene encoding 50S ribosomal protein L7/L12: MANKVEEIIESIDNLTVLELNELVKALQEKYGVSAAAPVAAVAMPAAGVAPAAAEAAPAEEEKSTFDVVLASAGEKKIQVIKAVREVTDLGLKEAKDLVESAPQTVRTGVPKEEALKIKAKLEEQGATVELK
- the rpoB gene encoding DNA-directed RNA polymerase subunit beta yields the protein MRSNQYSFNRTPAILKEIDIPDLVEVQRNSYEWFLREGLRELFESFSPIYDFTGNISLELLDYTLGEPKYSIEECRDRDMTYEAPIKAKVRLTGAAKEVIESEVYLGDLPLMTEKGTFVINGAERVVVSQLARSAGVYFRDTLDFSGRVLYFASIIPNEGAWVDIETDPNDVITVRITQTRKFPITTLLRALNMFPAACPTTEMVPPEEAEGRKLVKQLVDVATGEVLADEGTIIDAEIMQKIKSATLPSEGIAVEKQSVPCDTTRDIVDLFSEREVIQNPTRDQLVGLRVAEEVVDPKTGKLILEAYGKIEKEVARKIENLKLPEIAVLRVNRYIESTLSQDPTRNKEEALLDIYKKIRPGDPATIESARSLLNSIFFDTRRYDLAKVGRYKLNRKLGLRLPLSCRTITKDDLISIIQYIIGLSQGVGSTDDIDHLENKRVRSVGELLQTQLRMGFLRMEKVAKERMTSLEAENIIPQVVLSVKPISASIKSFFGSSQLSQFMDQTNPLAELTHKRRLSALGPGGLSRQSAKLEVRDVHHSHYGRICPIETPEGPNIGLIGSLAIHAKINEFGFIRTPYRKVVDGRVTDEIHYLTADEESHYHIAPANTPVDEEGRISVPHLTVRYESSYPTVPAKAVDYMDVSAMQVFSVATAMIPFLENDDANRALMGSNMQRQAVPLLRSNAPLVKTGVERRAALDSGAVVVAKRPGIVKRVTAEQISIQLRDGSIDDYNLINMLRSNQATCITQKPIVKPGQRVREGDVIADGPCTDNGELALGQNVLVAFLPWGGYNYEDAILVSSRLVKDDTYTSIHIEKYEIEARDTKLGPEEITRDIPNVGEDMLKDLDENGIVRIGAEVRAEDILVGKVAPKGQGELTAEERLIIAIFGKKAEETRDVSLRVPHGEKGKVIDTKVFSRFKYRCTRCQTVFNFSKRADRTVCDRCDGELERLPGDELMPGVNQLVRVYVAQKRKIMEGDKLAGRHGNKGVISKIVPEEDMPFLPDGTPVDMVLNPLGVPSRMNIGQILETHLGLVAANTNGSYINPIFQGASEAEILAELKKYAEKARQTILADYVKTELRLDVEVTPEDTMDTVLAKIRDRLAELSAKELEDIARYVCAPPVIDNEIYEAEKAKIEKAAETGGEATLMPAPEDYDLNQIVERIKKIVWERKGFDENTGKTWLIDGLSGERYKQPVTVGYMHMMKLAHLVDDKIHARSTGPYSLVTQQPLGGKAQFGGQRFGEMEVWALEAYGAAYTLQEILTIKSDDVLGRVKTYESIVKGESILEPGVPESFKILINELQSLGLKVTVEDDRSREIDLKDREEESTETRRGLIRPRAPLMTPSSEFEEGK